In Halopelagius inordinatus, a single genomic region encodes these proteins:
- a CDS encoding MBL fold metallo-hydrolase, with product MRVTLLGTGDTTGTPTVGCDCDTCRSARERGVERSRFSVHVENERTDESLLVDFSPDFRHQFLTRDVPLPDAGVVTHVHFDHIDGLGNAYRVFDRLPVHAADETDPETGESVAETVADKYDYLQQVSVHDHAPLEPFRVCGLELTLVPVDHPPLLCYGLAVEDPETGAKLSISGDTNYAVPEASRNALRDPDLFLADAIVPASLCEHHPLGGKHHDDEGIPRTFGTKHMTREGALALADDLNAARTRLVHTAHFYPSDEAFEEPLAVDGETYDL from the coding sequence ATGCGGGTCACTCTCCTCGGCACGGGCGACACGACGGGAACGCCGACCGTCGGGTGCGACTGCGACACCTGCCGGTCGGCGCGCGAACGCGGCGTCGAACGCAGTCGCTTCTCCGTCCACGTCGAGAACGAGCGAACCGACGAGTCGCTTCTGGTGGACTTCAGCCCCGACTTCCGGCACCAGTTCCTGACGCGCGACGTTCCGCTCCCGGACGCGGGCGTCGTGACGCACGTCCACTTCGACCACATCGACGGCCTCGGCAACGCCTACCGGGTGTTCGACCGTCTGCCGGTTCACGCGGCCGACGAGACGGACCCCGAAACCGGCGAGAGCGTCGCCGAAACCGTCGCCGACAAGTACGACTACCTACAGCAGGTGAGCGTCCACGACCACGCGCCCCTAGAGCCGTTCCGCGTCTGCGGGCTGGAGTTGACGCTCGTTCCCGTCGACCACCCGCCGCTTCTCTGCTACGGGCTGGCGGTCGAAGACCCCGAGACGGGCGCGAAACTGTCGATATCCGGCGACACGAACTACGCCGTCCCCGAAGCGTCCCGCAACGCGCTCAGGGACCCGGACCTGTTTCTCGCGGACGCCATCGTCCCGGCGTCGCTCTGCGAACACCACCCGCTCGGCGGTAAACATCACGACGACGAGGGTATCCCGCGCACGTTCGGGACGAAACACATGACGAGAGAGGGCGCACTCGCGTTGGCCGACGACCTGAACGCGGCGCGGACGCGTCTCGTCCACACCGCGCATTTCTACCCGTCCGACGAGGCGTTCGAAGAACCGCTGGCGGTGGACGGTGAGACGTACGACCTCTGA
- a CDS encoding molybdenum cofactor guanylyltransferase — MAREETAGAPDARRLDAGTAGIVLAGGRSTRFDGGDKALASLDGVPLVARVADTLEPLVDHLVVNCREDQRDSLAAALSDVAVPVTFAPDPMSDRGPLFGLRTALRNTDCRYAVAVPCDMPALTTTFLAHLRARARGSVGAVVRWNGMVDPLPLAVHVRAGEVVCTETLRDGRHDLRSLVSALSPAVVSESTAAAHGAPGILRDVDTRADLGSVARE, encoded by the coding sequence ATGGCGCGTGAGGAGACTGCGGGCGCCCCCGACGCGCGGCGACTCGACGCGGGGACCGCCGGCATCGTTCTCGCGGGCGGCCGTTCGACGCGCTTCGACGGGGGCGACAAGGCTCTCGCATCGCTCGACGGCGTCCCACTCGTCGCCCGCGTCGCGGACACGCTCGAACCCCTCGTGGACCACCTCGTCGTCAACTGCCGGGAGGACCAACGCGACTCTCTCGCGGCGGCCCTCTCGGACGTCGCCGTCCCGGTGACGTTCGCGCCCGACCCCATGTCGGACCGCGGTCCGCTGTTCGGTCTGCGAACGGCGCTCAGAAACACCGACTGTCGGTACGCCGTCGCCGTCCCCTGCGACATGCCGGCGCTCACGACGACGTTCCTCGCTCACCTTCGCGCCCGCGCGCGAGGGTCGGTCGGGGCCGTCGTCCGGTGGAACGGGATGGTCGACCCGCTTCCGCTGGCGGTGCACGTCCGCGCCGGAGAGGTGGTCTGCACCGAGACGCTCCGAGACGGACGACACGACCTTCGGAGCCTCGTGTCCGCGCTATCGCCCGCCGTGGTCTCCGAATCGACCGCCGCCGCGCACGGCGCGCCGGGCATCCTCCGTGACGTGGACACGCGCGCCGACCTCGGGTCCGTCGCGCGCGAGTGA
- a CDS encoding thiolase family protein → MPTPVIAAAYRTPFGKAGGVFEDTRSEDLSVALIDHILEETGVESADVNDLMWGVAQQRGEQDNNVARVIALLSELGEGVPATSINRWCASSMQSIISASDAIAAGNRECIIAGGVESMSRVPMDGDSYQHLHPELSEKYNIFQLQMGMTAEKVAEQKGVSRDEQDEYAVRSHRRATEATESGRFDDEIVPIETEDGVVTDDEGIRRDTSVEALADLSPAFTGDGTVTAGNSSQITDGAAAVLVTSREFADENGLDVLAEVGTNAVAGVDPTVMGIGPVPATRQLLERSGRDISDYGLVELNEAFASQAVYARDELGIDEDRYNVNGGAIALGHPLGASGARLPVTLIHEMIKRDEERGLATLCVGFGQGAAIEFSR, encoded by the coding sequence ATGCCTACGCCAGTCATCGCGGCCGCGTACCGAACCCCGTTCGGAAAGGCCGGCGGCGTCTTCGAAGACACGCGAAGCGAGGACCTTTCGGTCGCTCTTATCGACCACATACTGGAAGAGACCGGAGTAGAGAGCGCCGACGTGAACGACCTGATGTGGGGGGTCGCACAGCAACGCGGCGAACAGGACAACAACGTCGCGCGGGTCATCGCCCTCCTCTCGGAACTCGGCGAGGGCGTGCCCGCGACGAGCATCAACCGCTGGTGCGCCTCCTCGATGCAGTCTATCATCTCCGCGTCCGACGCCATCGCCGCGGGGAACCGCGAGTGCATCATCGCGGGCGGCGTCGAGAGCATGAGTCGCGTCCCGATGGACGGCGACTCCTACCAGCATCTCCACCCCGAACTGTCGGAGAAGTACAACATCTTCCAACTCCAGATGGGGATGACAGCGGAGAAGGTGGCAGAACAGAAGGGCGTCTCCCGCGACGAGCAAGACGAGTACGCCGTCCGGAGTCACCGTCGGGCGACGGAGGCGACCGAATCGGGTCGCTTCGACGACGAAATCGTCCCGATAGAGACCGAGGACGGCGTCGTCACCGACGACGAAGGAATCCGCCGCGACACCTCCGTCGAAGCGCTCGCGGACCTCTCGCCCGCGTTCACCGGCGACGGAACCGTCACCGCGGGCAACTCCTCGCAGATAACCGACGGCGCGGCGGCGGTTCTCGTCACGAGTCGGGAGTTCGCGGACGAAAACGGCTTAGACGTGCTCGCGGAGGTCGGAACGAACGCCGTCGCCGGGGTGGACCCGACGGTGATGGGTATCGGTCCGGTGCCGGCGACGCGGCAACTCCTCGAACGTAGCGGCCGCGATATCTCGGACTACGGTCTCGTCGAACTGAACGAGGCGTTCGCCAGTCAAGCCGTCTACGCCCGCGACGAACTCGGTATCGACGAAGACCGATACAACGTCAACGGCGGCGCGATAGCCCTCGGTCACCCCCTCGGCGCGTCCGGCGCGCGCCTCCCGGTGACGCTGATTCACGAGATGATAAAGCGCGACGAAGAGCGCGGACTCGCGACGCTCTGCGTCGGGTTCGGTCAGGGCGCGGCCATCGAATTCAGCCGCTGA
- a CDS encoding DUF6517 family protein, with translation MRRRAYLGLAATAAASALAGCTGEEATVSAARRPPRVPEGRIDDGGWEQMDDVTEDPAFEQSVGPVTLTASTRTLLYEDTTLRTEIADETLGRADAQLATFFATRATFDPDITSLPAGAGRQQLLDRVESQSRRAFTSRMEQAGLTGVERVDEETMETASGAEARLTNFEAAYAFDGFSVGFGDRKITIDGGEIPVAGHLAAWIGDDSVLVTGGAYPAENFAREVTKTPSEAISLTVDVDLGLDPETYREELFGLMKRVR, from the coding sequence GTGAGGAGGCGGGCGTATCTCGGACTCGCGGCGACTGCGGCGGCGTCCGCACTCGCCGGATGTACCGGCGAGGAGGCGACGGTGAGTGCCGCGCGGCGGCCACCGCGAGTCCCCGAGGGCCGGATAGACGACGGCGGGTGGGAGCAGATGGACGACGTGACGGAGGACCCGGCCTTCGAGCAGTCGGTCGGACCGGTGACGCTCACCGCATCCACGCGGACGCTCCTGTACGAGGACACGACGCTTCGGACGGAGATAGCCGACGAGACGTTGGGTCGCGCGGACGCGCAACTCGCGACGTTCTTCGCCACGCGGGCGACGTTCGACCCCGACATTACGAGTCTCCCGGCGGGCGCGGGGCGACAGCAACTCCTCGACAGAGTCGAGAGCCAATCGCGGCGGGCGTTCACCTCGCGCATGGAACAGGCGGGCCTCACGGGCGTCGAACGGGTCGACGAGGAGACGATGGAGACGGCGTCGGGCGCGGAGGCGCGACTGACGAACTTCGAGGCGGCGTACGCGTTCGACGGCTTCTCCGTCGGGTTCGGCGACCGGAAGATAACCATCGACGGCGGCGAGATACCCGTCGCGGGCCACCTCGCGGCGTGGATAGGGGACGACTCCGTCCTCGTCACGGGTGGCGCCTACCCCGCCGAGAACTTCGCGCGGGAGGTGACGAAGACGCCCTCGGAGGCCATCTCTCTGACCGTGGACGTGGATTTGGGCCTCGACCCGGAGACGTACCGCGAGGAACTGTTCGGCCTGATGAAGCGGGTTCGGTAA
- the nasA gene encoding assimilatory nitrate reductase NasA, whose translation MVRQVSTTCMRCAVGCGHVHRERADGAGVESVRGDPSHPVNQGLACGRGIRESANPEGKWLTRPHVRRDGELVPTTWENALSTVAVRLREARDADPDEVAVLGSGQQTNEAAYALGKLARGGIGTRMYDANTTLCMASAVTAYYNAFGSDAPPPTYDDVPDADVHVVWGANPAVAHPVMFRWIADAATDGELLVVDPVETKTAGFADGHVQPSPGGDLALAKAVLARLVETDRVDEAFVADNVEGFAELRASLPTVAAAADAAGVETGDVDRLADALEDRTLLYWGMGINQSVRGTATAGALVDLCLASGNLGPGSGPFSLTGQANSMGTRVCSSKGSWPGHRDFDDPEERRAVAEAWDVPVERLPDDPGPGPVSMLDSDPAVVWTVATNPAVGFPDANRVREALDETFLVAQDAFRTETTELADVVLPAATWGEQGGTTMNMERTVSRVRAATDLPTGVRTDLDIVASVARRVSPGLLSDPSVDPEAVFDEFRALTAGTKADCAGISYDRLDAEGAVRWPAPTLSSSGGYRYRTDGGWAFETPSSKARVSTLAFDAPDLPEPADDDFPLVLTTAREEDGYNTGVRSREVADPDPLEIRAAPRTLDAHADALDEAPNGDDADSDADDDRPTTLVDSRRGTVSGVVEPDETVPEGMLWCSIHHPATNRLTVPAVDPHSKEPNFKQCAVRLLHPTRESRRTALSAEADD comes from the coding sequence GTGGTGAGGCAGGTTTCGACCACGTGCATGCGGTGTGCGGTCGGGTGCGGCCACGTCCACAGGGAGAGAGCGGACGGCGCCGGCGTCGAATCGGTCCGCGGCGACCCCTCCCATCCGGTCAACCAGGGCCTCGCGTGCGGACGGGGTATCCGCGAGTCCGCGAACCCCGAGGGCAAGTGGTTGACCCGGCCGCACGTCCGGCGCGACGGCGAACTCGTCCCGACGACGTGGGAGAACGCCCTCTCTACCGTCGCGGTGCGCCTCCGAGAGGCCCGCGACGCCGACCCCGACGAGGTGGCGGTCCTCGGAAGCGGGCAACAGACGAACGAGGCGGCGTACGCCCTCGGGAAACTCGCCCGCGGTGGAATCGGGACCCGGATGTACGACGCTAACACGACGCTCTGCATGGCGAGCGCCGTCACGGCCTACTACAACGCGTTCGGAAGCGACGCGCCGCCGCCGACGTACGACGACGTTCCCGACGCCGACGTCCACGTCGTCTGGGGCGCGAACCCCGCCGTCGCCCACCCCGTGATGTTCCGGTGGATAGCCGACGCCGCCACCGACGGCGAACTCCTCGTCGTCGACCCCGTGGAGACGAAGACGGCCGGGTTCGCCGACGGCCACGTCCAACCCTCCCCGGGCGGCGACCTGGCCCTCGCGAAGGCGGTTCTCGCCCGACTGGTCGAGACCGACCGCGTCGACGAGGCGTTCGTCGCCGACAACGTCGAGGGGTTCGCGGAACTCCGCGCGTCGCTTCCGACCGTCGCCGCCGCCGCCGACGCCGCGGGCGTCGAAACCGGGGACGTCGACCGCCTCGCGGACGCCCTCGAAGACCGGACGCTCCTCTACTGGGGGATGGGAATCAACCAGAGCGTCCGCGGGACGGCGACGGCGGGCGCACTCGTCGACCTCTGTCTGGCCTCCGGCAACCTCGGCCCCGGGTCGGGACCGTTCTCGCTGACGGGACAGGCGAACTCGATGGGGACGCGCGTCTGCTCTTCGAAGGGGTCGTGGCCGGGACACCGTGACTTCGACGACCCCGAGGAACGGCGGGCGGTCGCCGAGGCGTGGGACGTCCCGGTCGAACGCCTCCCCGACGACCCCGGCCCCGGACCGGTCTCCATGCTCGATTCGGACCCCGCCGTCGTCTGGACCGTCGCGACGAACCCCGCGGTGGGGTTCCCCGACGCGAACCGGGTGCGAGAGGCCCTCGACGAGACGTTCCTCGTCGCGCAGGACGCCTTCCGGACGGAGACGACGGAACTGGCCGACGTGGTTCTCCCGGCGGCGACGTGGGGCGAACAGGGAGGGACGACGATGAACATGGAGCGAACCGTCTCGCGCGTCCGGGCGGCGACGGACCTGCCGACGGGCGTTCGAACCGACCTCGACATCGTCGCCTCGGTGGCCCGCCGCGTCTCGCCGGGTCTGCTCTCCGACCCGAGCGTCGACCCCGAGGCGGTGTTCGACGAGTTCCGAGCGCTCACGGCGGGGACGAAGGCCGACTGCGCCGGTATCTCCTACGACCGACTCGACGCGGAGGGCGCGGTTCGGTGGCCCGCGCCGACTCTCTCCTCATCGGGCGGATACCGCTACCGGACCGACGGCGGGTGGGCGTTCGAGACGCCGTCCTCGAAGGCGCGCGTCTCGACGCTGGCGTTCGACGCGCCGGACCTTCCGGAACCCGCGGACGACGACTTCCCGCTGGTTCTCACCACCGCCCGCGAGGAGGACGGATACAACACGGGGGTTCGGTCCAGAGAGGTGGCCGACCCGGACCCCCTCGAAATCCGCGCCGCGCCGCGGACGCTCGACGCTCACGCGGACGCACTCGACGAGGCTCCGAACGGCGATGACGCCGATTCGGACGCGGACGACGACCGCCCGACCACGCTCGTCGACTCCCGGCGCGGCACCGTCTCCGGGGTGGTCGAACCCGACGAAACGGTTCCGGAAGGGATGCTCTGGTGCAGTATCCACCACCCCGCGACGAACCGCCTCACCGTCCCCGCGGTGGACCCCCACTCGAAGGAGCCGAACTTCAAGCAGTGCGCCGTTCGCCTCCTCCACCCGACGCGAGAGTCGAGACGGACCGCCCTCTCCGCGGAGGCGGACGACTGA
- a CDS encoding DMT family transporter, with protein sequence MNRRFVTVGLFGTLATLWGLSFLAISVGLEALEPVLFAAFRYDLGAVLLLGYALFSGATWRPTDRANATAILGGGVFLVGMNAFLFVGQQTVPSGVAAIMQSLIPIATSIWALGLLPEERVSPVGAVGIGLGFLGVALIVRPDPANLLGDRVVGRLLILVQVAGVALGGVLIQRARPTLDNAALSGWSMLVGGLLLHAASIGVGEPFALPATVETGAAVAYLGIFATAAAFFIYFHLLETQGALETSLVAYLVPVVATVVGVAVLGETVTLATLAGFLVVFAGFVVLKRRAIADLVSETAGAVGRAGD encoded by the coding sequence GTGAACCGCCGCTTCGTCACCGTCGGCCTGTTCGGAACGCTCGCGACGCTTTGGGGTCTCTCCTTTCTGGCCATCTCGGTCGGTCTCGAAGCGCTCGAACCGGTGCTGTTCGCGGCGTTCCGGTACGACCTCGGCGCGGTCTTGCTGTTGGGCTACGCCCTCTTCAGCGGTGCGACGTGGCGGCCGACGGACCGCGCGAACGCCACGGCCATCCTCGGGGGCGGCGTGTTCCTCGTTGGGATGAACGCGTTCCTGTTCGTCGGCCAGCAGACCGTTCCGAGCGGTGTGGCCGCCATCATGCAGAGTCTCATCCCCATCGCCACGTCCATCTGGGCGCTCGGACTCCTGCCGGAAGAACGCGTCTCGCCGGTGGGAGCCGTCGGCATCGGTCTCGGATTCCTCGGCGTCGCTCTCATCGTCCGCCCGGACCCCGCGAACCTCCTCGGTGACCGCGTCGTCGGGCGACTGCTCATCCTCGTACAGGTCGCGGGCGTCGCGTTGGGCGGCGTCCTCATCCAACGGGCGCGCCCGACGCTGGACAACGCCGCGCTGTCGGGGTGGTCGATGCTCGTCGGCGGACTACTCCTCCACGCGGCCAGTATCGGCGTCGGCGAACCGTTCGCGCTCCCGGCCACCGTCGAGACGGGGGCCGCAGTCGCGTATCTCGGTATCTTCGCCACCGCCGCCGCCTTCTTCATCTACTTTCACCTGTTGGAGACGCAGGGCGCCCTCGAAACGTCGCTCGTCGCGTATCTCGTCCCGGTGGTGGCGACTGTCGTCGGCGTCGCGGTGCTCGGCGAGACGGTTACGCTCGCGACGCTCGCGGGCTTTCTCGTCGTCTTCGCGGGGTTCGTCGTCCTGAAGCGGCGGGCGATAGCCGACCTCGTGAGCGAGACGGCCGGTGCGGTCGGACGGGCGGGCGACTGA
- a CDS encoding nitrite/sulfite reductase, with product MAHKKEAYKEEMYGDAVREKILEFAEDGWESIPEDEREEWFTRFKFWGIFHQRTGQEGYFMMRLTNADGRLKPDQLRTIAEVARDYARGPVSNPEFGNGWIDLTTRQSVQLHWIRLSDVPEIWETLESVGVSTRSAGGDTMRNIVGCPVAGKDAGELVDTTPLLDRFQEELRDDDALANMPRKFNISVTGCHEGCAQDSINDVGLEPARKDVEGETVLGYNVRVGGGLGSREPRVARPLDVFVADEDEAYEVVSGFVRLYHDHGDRDVRSKNRARFFVDDRGPAEIRDLLQAEYVDFELERAGESLREEYTYNAGRSPDEGKADHVGVHDQNDGRNYVGLSVPVGRMPARDAIALADLADAYGSGEVRLTRRQNPIVVDVPDDELDALLSEPLLETYTPEPTPFTRGAMACTGTEFCSLALTETKARTALLLRWLTENVNLPDDVETIKIHYSGCTADCGQANTADIGLFGMRARKDGQMVEALDIGVGGGVGEDPSFVEWVRQRVPADEVPGALRNLLEAFAAHREDGQTFREWVDAFGTESIVELAEPEETDYRDPYMYDAKQAWYPFADDEEVSPADATGTADD from the coding sequence ATGGCGCATAAGAAAGAAGCGTACAAAGAGGAGATGTACGGCGACGCCGTCCGCGAGAAGATTCTGGAGTTCGCGGAAGACGGCTGGGAGTCCATCCCGGAGGACGAACGCGAGGAGTGGTTCACCCGGTTCAAGTTCTGGGGTATCTTCCACCAGCGCACCGGGCAGGAGGGCTACTTCATGATGCGGTTGACGAACGCGGACGGCCGCCTGAAGCCGGACCAACTCCGCACGATAGCCGAGGTGGCCCGCGACTACGCGAGAGGCCCCGTCTCGAACCCCGAGTTCGGCAACGGCTGGATAGACCTGACGACCCGGCAGTCGGTCCAACTGCACTGGATTCGCCTCTCGGACGTGCCCGAGATATGGGAGACGTTGGAGTCCGTGGGCGTCTCGACGCGTTCGGCCGGGGGCGATACGATGCGCAACATCGTCGGCTGTCCGGTCGCCGGCAAGGACGCCGGTGAACTCGTGGACACGACGCCGCTTCTCGACCGGTTCCAAGAGGAACTTCGCGACGACGACGCTCTCGCGAACATGCCGCGGAAGTTCAACATCAGCGTCACCGGCTGTCACGAGGGCTGTGCCCAAGACAGCATCAACGACGTGGGCCTCGAACCCGCGCGCAAGGACGTCGAGGGAGAGACCGTCCTCGGCTACAACGTCCGCGTCGGCGGCGGACTCGGCAGCCGAGAACCCCGCGTCGCCCGCCCTCTCGACGTGTTCGTGGCGGACGAAGACGAGGCGTACGAGGTGGTCAGCGGGTTCGTACGACTCTACCACGACCACGGCGACAGAGACGTTCGCTCGAAGAACCGAGCGCGCTTCTTCGTGGACGACCGCGGCCCCGCGGAAATCCGCGACCTGTTGCAGGCCGAGTACGTCGATTTCGAACTCGAACGCGCCGGAGAGAGCCTCCGCGAGGAGTACACCTACAACGCGGGTCGGTCGCCGGACGAGGGGAAAGCCGACCACGTCGGCGTCCACGACCAAAACGACGGGCGGAACTACGTCGGCCTGAGCGTCCCCGTGGGACGCATGCCCGCCCGGGACGCGATAGCGCTCGCCGACCTCGCGGACGCGTACGGCTCCGGGGAGGTTCGACTCACTCGTCGGCAGAACCCCATCGTGGTGGACGTTCCGGACGACGAACTCGACGCTCTGCTCTCGGAACCGCTCTTGGAGACGTACACACCCGAGCCGACTCCGTTCACTCGCGGCGCGATGGCGTGTACGGGTACGGAGTTCTGTTCGCTGGCGCTGACGGAGACGAAAGCCCGGACGGCGCTTTTGCTCAGGTGGCTCACCGAGAACGTGAACCTCCCTGACGACGTAGAGACCATCAAGATTCACTACTCGGGCTGTACCGCCGACTGCGGGCAGGCCAACACCGCCGACATCGGCCTGTTCGGGATGCGCGCGCGCAAGGACGGTCAGATGGTCGAAGCGTTGGACATCGGCGTCGGCGGCGGCGTCGGCGAGGACCCCTCGTTCGTCGAGTGGGTTCGCCAACGCGTCCCCGCGGACGAGGTGCCCGGCGCGCTTCGAAACCTACTGGAAGCGTTCGCGGCCCACCGCGAGGACGGCCAGACGTTTCGCGAGTGGGTCGACGCGTTCGGCACCGAATCCATCGTCGAACTCGCCGAACCCGAGGAGACCGACTACCGAGACCCGTACATGTACGACGCCAAACAGGCGTGGTATCCGTTCGCCGACGACGAGGAGGTGTCGCCGGCCGACGCGACGGGGACGGCGGACGACTGA
- a CDS encoding DUF5787 family protein: MSVSDDRTREFAFEVALCAHLESDEEWVLGRQLGSAVVAPGRRIADICAVVPGPRFDERTAITADAIPGRAIESDVGVGRAVYWRDAFDCSPEAARTAVERAVESGFFERERRGAREYVRRTTHYPTEWFSGLVGIENKPDLDAPGALERQLRTDVSLGLFDRVVLATESYVTRAHLNRLPEEVGVWRFDPETGDRTVRREATPLPTDRPGVELVAERPLRTDVAVVSPDEKARARRRVAERAYGKGWRTYDLPSCVHADATADGRPRCSEFDRIVDPSRECGADCAAREDGDAPDVDAAALRDARTPWVADAEGVARRQSGLDRFV, from the coding sequence GTGTCAGTCTCGGACGACCGGACGCGGGAATTCGCCTTCGAAGTCGCGCTGTGCGCCCACCTCGAATCGGACGAAGAGTGGGTCCTCGGCCGACAACTCGGTTCCGCAGTCGTCGCTCCCGGCCGCCGCATCGCCGACATCTGCGCGGTCGTTCCGGGGCCGCGGTTCGACGAGCGAACGGCGATTACCGCCGACGCCATCCCCGGACGGGCGATAGAGAGCGACGTCGGCGTCGGGCGGGCGGTGTACTGGCGCGACGCGTTCGACTGCTCTCCCGAGGCGGCCCGAACCGCGGTCGAGAGAGCGGTCGAGAGCGGCTTCTTCGAGCGCGAACGCCGCGGGGCCCGCGAGTACGTGCGCCGGACGACACACTACCCGACCGAGTGGTTCTCCGGCCTCGTCGGGATAGAGAACAAGCCCGACTTGGACGCGCCGGGCGCACTCGAACGCCAACTGCGGACCGACGTGAGCCTCGGTCTCTTCGACCGCGTCGTCCTCGCCACCGAGAGTTACGTCACCCGCGCCCACCTGAACCGCCTGCCCGAGGAGGTGGGCGTCTGGCGGTTCGACCCCGAGACGGGCGACCGGACGGTCAGACGGGAGGCGACGCCCCTCCCGACGGACCGACCGGGCGTCGAACTCGTCGCGGAACGGCCGCTCCGGACGGACGTGGCGGTCGTCTCCCCAGACGAGAAGGCGCGCGCGCGACGCCGCGTCGCCGAACGCGCCTACGGGAAGGGCTGGCGGACGTACGACCTCCCGTCCTGCGTCCACGCCGACGCGACGGCCGACGGCAGACCGCGGTGTTCGGAGTTCGACCGCATCGTGGACCCCTCTCGGGAGTGCGGCGCAGACTGCGCGGCGCGCGAGGACGGGGACGCGCCCGACGTGGACGCCGCCGCCCTCCGAGACGCCCGGACCCCGTGGGTCGCAGACGCCGAGGGCGTCGCTCGACGGCAGAGCGGACTCGACCGGTTCGTCTGA
- a CDS encoding ATP-binding protein: protein MSNRALEVVEFLLTAHLYGENRGLDENDLPPRYRRVFWSEPEDDAETDEDAPIGIERPLVVTESTARKATGVEHPWDAISDLMFTQKEDFSGRISLTQPEMATEWYLERAEPDRLETNPTIAATVEDRDDVDVTHAEARERTRPIQADRVWIDSLLDQYFDEEEDAEMLDLVQVRAPEEIEMTLEDLVLTQDQEGEIQKLMKAIEHREYLADIGLREIGKILFVGPPGTGKTTVTRALAHELGLPFVEVKLSMITSQYLGETAKNVEKTFEVAKRLSPCILFIDEFDSVAKTRRSDEHAALKRAVNTLLKSIDDISLIRDEVILIGATNHPDQLDSAAWRRFDEIVNFPKPDRGMRSDILRIITKRMDVAEFDPDAVADRTEGLTGSDLRMVLREAVLEALTEERMSLTQEDIIDAVEDFEERDNLKNMNMMSDGEQLVAGDGSGHDDDEGHDHDHDEGHDHD, encoded by the coding sequence ATGAGTAATCGGGCTCTCGAGGTAGTCGAATTTCTCCTCACGGCTCATCTCTACGGGGAAAACCGGGGGTTAGACGAGAACGACCTGCCGCCGCGGTATCGGCGGGTGTTCTGGTCGGAACCGGAAGATGACGCCGAGACGGACGAAGACGCCCCAATCGGTATCGAGCGACCGCTCGTGGTTACCGAGAGTACGGCGAGAAAAGCAACTGGCGTGGAACATCCGTGGGACGCGATTTCCGACCTGATGTTCACCCAAAAAGAGGACTTCTCCGGCCGCATCTCGCTGACGCAGCCCGAGATGGCGACGGAGTGGTATCTCGAACGGGCCGAACCCGACCGGTTGGAGACGAACCCAACCATCGCGGCGACCGTGGAGGACCGCGACGACGTGGACGTCACCCACGCCGAGGCGCGCGAACGCACCCGGCCGATTCAGGCCGACCGAGTCTGGATAGACAGCCTCCTCGACCAGTACTTCGACGAGGAAGAGGACGCCGAGATGCTGGACTTGGTGCAGGTCCGCGCGCCCGAAGAGATAGAGATGACGCTCGAAGACTTGGTCCTCACGCAGGACCAAGAGGGCGAGATTCAAAAGCTGATGAAGGCCATCGAACACCGCGAGTACCTCGCGGACATCGGCCTGCGCGAGATAGGGAAGATTCTCTTCGTCGGTCCGCCGGGGACCGGTAAGACCACCGTCACGCGCGCTCTCGCTCACGAACTCGGGCTCCCGTTCGTCGAGGTGAAGCTCTCGATGATAACGAGCCAGTATCTCGGCGAGACGGCGAAGAACGTCGAAAAGACGTTCGAGGTGGCGAAACGGCTCTCGCCGTGTATCCTCTTTATCGACGAGTTCGACTCGGTGGCGAAGACCCGCCGGTCCGACGAACACGCCGCACTCAAGCGCGCGGTCAACACCCTGCTGAAGAGCATCGACGACATCTCGCTCATCCGCGACGAGGTCATCCTCATCGGCGCGACCAACCACCCGGACCAACTGGACTCCGCGGCGTGGCGTCGCTTCGACGAAATCGTGAACTTCCCGAAGCCGGACCGCGGGATGCGGTCGGACATCCTCCGCATCATCACGAAGCGGATGGACGTCGCGGAGTTCGACCCCGACGCCGTCGCGGACCGCACCGAGGGACTCACCGGGTCGGACCTGCGGATGGTGCTCCGAGAGGCCGTCCTCGAAGCCCTCACCGAAGAGCGGATGTCGCTCACCCAAGAGGACATCATCGACGCAGTCGAGGATTTCGAGGAACGCGACAACCTCAAGAACATGAACATGATGTCGGACGGCGAGCAGTTGGTCGCGGGCGACGGCAGCGGTCACGACGACGACGAGGGACACGACCACGACCACGACGAAGGGCACGACCACGACTGA